A single region of the Cucumis melo cultivar AY chromosome 3, USDA_Cmelo_AY_1.0, whole genome shotgun sequence genome encodes:
- the LOC103487945 gene encoding pathogenesis-related thaumatin-like protein 3.5 isoform X2: MASTSSFFLLLVVLSLGNLAFATVFTLQNHCSYTLWPGTLSGNGAAVLGDGGFPLAPGTSMQLTAPPGWSGRFWARTGCDFDSSGNGKCQTGDCGGTLKCTGGGMPPVTLAEFTIGSSSNNMDFYDISLVDGYNVGMGVRANGGTGDCQYAGCVSDVNGICPSELQVTNSGSVVACKSACAAFNTPEFCCTNDHSTPQTCPPTKYSEMFKNACPSAYSYAYDDASSTCTCTGSDYLISFCPSG, encoded by the exons TTGTGTTGTCTCTTG GAAATTTGGCTTTTGCGACTGTTTTTACCCTTCAGAATCATTGCAGCTATACACTATGGCCGGGAACACTCTCAGGCAATGGCGCAGCAGTGCTTGGCGACGGCGGATTCCCTCTAGCTCCCGGTACGTCGATGCAATTGACTGCTCCCCCGGGCTGGTCCGGGAGGTTCTGGGCAAGAACTGGCTGCGACTTCGATAGCTCTGGCAATGGGAAATGCCAGACGGGTGACTGCGGCGGGACGCTTAAATGTACCGGCGGCGGCATGCCCCCGGTCACGCTGGCGGAGTTCACTATCGGCTCAAGCAGTAACAATATGGATTTCTACGACATTAGCCTCGTCGACGGCTACAATGTGGGTATGGGCGTCCGGGCAAACGGAGGCACCGGCGACTGCCAGTACGCCGGCTGCGTCTCGGACGTAAATGGAATCTGCCCGTCGGAGTTGCAGGTAACCAACTCAGGCTCGGTGGTGGCCTGTAAGAGCGCATGCGCCGCCTTCAATACGCCGGAATTTTGCTGCACGAATGATCACTCGACGCCGCAGACATGCCCTCCGACGAAGTACTCAGAGATGTTCAAGAACGCCTGTCCGTCGGCGTACAGCTATGCATACGACGACGCTTCGAGCACGTGCACATGCACCGGGTCCGACTACTTGATTAGCTTTTGCCCGTCGGGTTGA